Proteins from one Enterobacter bugandensis genomic window:
- a CDS encoding LacI family DNA-binding transcriptional regulator, which translates to MRKTKRVTIKDIAELAGVSKATASLVLNGRSKELRVAEETRERVLAIAKEHHYQPSIHARSLRDNRSHTIGLVVPEITNYGFAVFSHELETLCREAGVQLLISCSDENPGQETVVVNNMVARQVDGLIVASSMLNDADYLKLSEQLPVVLFDRHMNDSALPLVITDSISPTAALVADIARQHPNEFYFLGGQPRLSPTRDRLDGFKQGLREAGVELRPEWIIHGNYHPSSGYEMFAELCARLGRPPKALFTAACGLLEGVLRYMGQHNLLQSDIRLASFDDHYLYDSLTIPVDTIRQDNRQLAWHCFDLIGKLIEGETPQPLQRKLDATLQRRYKSAV; encoded by the coding sequence GTGAGAAAAACAAAACGCGTCACCATAAAAGACATCGCGGAGCTGGCGGGTGTGTCAAAAGCCACCGCCAGCCTGGTCCTGAACGGGCGCAGCAAAGAGCTTCGCGTGGCGGAAGAGACGCGCGAGCGCGTGCTGGCGATTGCAAAAGAGCACCACTATCAGCCCAGCATTCACGCCCGCTCGCTGCGCGATAACCGCAGCCACACCATTGGACTTGTCGTTCCTGAGATTACCAACTACGGTTTCGCCGTCTTTTCTCACGAGCTGGAAACGCTGTGCCGCGAGGCCGGCGTTCAGCTGCTTATCTCCTGCAGCGATGAAAATCCGGGGCAGGAGACGGTGGTGGTGAACAATATGGTGGCGCGTCAGGTGGACGGGCTGATTGTGGCCTCCAGCATGCTGAACGATGCGGACTACCTGAAGCTCAGCGAGCAGCTGCCCGTGGTGCTTTTTGACCGGCACATGAACGACAGCGCACTGCCGCTGGTGATCACCGACTCCATTTCCCCGACAGCGGCGCTGGTAGCGGACATTGCGCGCCAGCATCCGAATGAATTCTACTTCCTCGGCGGCCAGCCGCGCCTGTCTCCGACGCGCGACCGTCTGGACGGTTTTAAGCAAGGTCTGCGAGAGGCCGGCGTGGAGCTTCGCCCCGAGTGGATCATTCACGGTAACTATCACCCGAGCTCCGGATACGAGATGTTTGCCGAACTCTGCGCCCGCCTGGGGCGTCCGCCAAAAGCGCTTTTCACCGCCGCCTGCGGGCTGCTGGAAGGGGTGCTGCGCTATATGGGCCAGCATAACCTGTTGCAAAGCGATATCAGATTAGCCAGCTTTGACGATCACTATCTCTACGATTCACTGACGATCCCGGTGGATACCATTCGTCAGGACAACCGCCAGCTGGCGTGGCACTGCTTTGATCTGATTGGCAAATTGATCGAAGGGGAGACGCCGCAGCCATTGCAGCGCAAGCTGGATGCCACCCTGCAGCGGCGCTATAAGTCAGCGGTATAG
- a CDS encoding sucrose-6-phosphate hydrolase produces MTQLSRWPAILQAVMKGQPRALADSHYPQWHPAPVTGLMNDPNGFIWFAGRYHLFYQWNPLACEHRFKCWGHWSSADLVHWQHEPLALMPDEEYDRNGCYSGSAVDNHGVLTLCYTGNVKFDDGSRTAWQCLAVEQPDGTFTKLGPVLALPEGYTGHVRDPKVWQHGGEWYMVLGAQDVQKRGKVLLFKSADLHAWTSCGEIAGHGVNGLTEAGYMWECPDLFALDGTHVLICCPQGLAREPHRYLNTYPATWMSGAFDYASAAFDHGELHELDAGFEFYAPQTTLAEDGRRILIGWMGVPDGEEMLQPTRTHGWMHQMTCPRELRYRDGRLWQTPARELAALREDEQHWQGRASEAPELDATRLEFELGASQVNVDFAGALRLTVDEQGLRLERASLKTGETLTRYWQSEVRHLRVLCDCSSVEIFINHGEGVMSSRYFPDHPARVRFEGASDITLRYWSLRACMIE; encoded by the coding sequence ATGACGCAACTTTCCCGCTGGCCTGCGATCCTGCAGGCCGTTATGAAAGGGCAGCCGCGGGCGCTGGCAGACAGCCATTATCCGCAGTGGCACCCCGCGCCGGTGACGGGGCTGATGAACGACCCGAACGGGTTTATCTGGTTTGCAGGACGCTACCATCTGTTTTATCAGTGGAACCCGCTGGCCTGCGAGCATCGCTTTAAATGCTGGGGGCACTGGAGCTCTGCAGACCTGGTACACTGGCAGCATGAGCCGCTGGCGCTGATGCCCGACGAAGAGTATGACCGCAACGGCTGCTACTCCGGTAGCGCCGTGGACAACCACGGCGTTCTCACGCTGTGCTACACCGGCAACGTTAAGTTTGATGACGGTAGCCGCACCGCCTGGCAGTGCCTCGCCGTGGAGCAGCCGGACGGAACCTTTACGAAGCTGGGGCCGGTGCTGGCGCTGCCGGAAGGCTACACCGGCCACGTGCGTGACCCGAAGGTATGGCAGCACGGCGGGGAGTGGTACATGGTGCTGGGTGCGCAGGATGTGCAAAAGCGCGGCAAAGTGCTGCTGTTTAAATCAGCCGATTTGCATGCCTGGACGTCCTGCGGGGAGATCGCTGGTCACGGCGTCAACGGCCTGACGGAAGCGGGGTATATGTGGGAGTGCCCGGACCTGTTCGCCCTCGACGGAACGCACGTCCTGATCTGCTGCCCGCAGGGGCTGGCGCGCGAGCCGCATCGCTACCTCAATACCTATCCGGCCACCTGGATGAGCGGGGCGTTTGACTATGCCAGCGCCGCATTCGATCACGGCGAGCTTCACGAGCTGGACGCGGGCTTTGAGTTCTACGCCCCGCAAACCACGCTGGCGGAAGACGGACGCCGCATTCTGATCGGCTGGATGGGCGTACCGGACGGGGAAGAGATGCTTCAGCCGACGCGGACGCACGGCTGGATGCACCAGATGACCTGCCCGCGTGAATTACGCTATCGTGACGGCAGGCTCTGGCAGACCCCGGCGCGCGAGCTGGCGGCGCTGCGTGAAGATGAGCAGCACTGGCAGGGGCGCGCCAGCGAGGCGCCGGAACTGGACGCGACGCGCCTGGAGTTTGAGCTGGGCGCATCGCAGGTGAATGTCGATTTCGCAGGCGCGCTGCGCCTCACGGTCGATGAGCAGGGTTTACGCCTTGAACGCGCGAGCCTGAAAACCGGTGAAACGTTGACCCGCTACTGGCAGAGTGAGGTTCGTCATTTACGCGTTCTGTGCGACTGCTCAAGCGTTGAAATTTTCATCAACCACGGTGAAGGGGTGATGAGCAGCCGCTATTTTCCTGACCATCCGGCCCGGGTGCGATTCGAAGGTGCGTCCGACATCACATTACGCTACTGGTCGCTGCGCGCCTGCATGATAGAATGA
- a CDS encoding sucrose-specific PTS transporter subunit IIBC, translating to MDVNQIARELIPLLGGKENIASAAHCATRLRLVLVDDALADRQAIGKVEGVKGCFHNAGQMQVIFGTGVVNKVYAAFIQAAGISESSKSEAADIAARKLNPFQRIARLLSNIFVPIIPAIVASGLLMGLLGMVKTYGWVNADNALYIMLDMCSSAAFIILPILIGFTAAREFGGNPYLGATLGGILTHPALTNAWGVASGFHTMNFFGLEIAMIGYQGTVFPVLLAVWFMSIVEKNLRRAIPDALDLILTPFLTVVISGFIALLVIGPAGRALGDGISFILSTLIEHAGWLAGLLFGGLYSVIVITGIHHSFHAIEAGLLGNPSIGVNFLLPIWAMANVAQGGACLAVWFKTKDAKIKAITLPSAFSAMLGITEAAIFGINLRFVKPFIAALIGGAAGGAWVVSVHVYMTAVGLTAIPGMAIVQASSLLNYIIGMVIAFGVAFTVSLLLKYKTDSE from the coding sequence ATGGATGTTAATCAAATCGCCCGCGAGCTTATTCCGCTGCTGGGCGGCAAGGAAAATATCGCCAGCGCTGCGCACTGCGCTACGCGTCTTCGTCTGGTGCTGGTCGACGACGCGCTTGCCGATCGGCAGGCGATTGGCAAGGTCGAGGGCGTGAAGGGCTGTTTTCATAACGCCGGGCAGATGCAGGTCATTTTCGGCACGGGCGTGGTGAATAAGGTCTACGCCGCGTTTATTCAGGCGGCGGGGATTAGCGAGTCCAGCAAGTCTGAAGCGGCGGATATCGCGGCGCGCAAGCTGAACCCGTTCCAGCGCATTGCGCGTTTGCTTTCCAATATCTTTGTCCCGATCATTCCCGCCATTGTGGCGTCCGGCCTGCTGATGGGCCTGCTCGGCATGGTGAAAACCTATGGCTGGGTCAATGCGGATAACGCCCTCTACATCATGCTGGACATGTGCAGCTCAGCGGCGTTTATCATTCTGCCAATCCTGATCGGCTTTACCGCGGCGCGGGAATTTGGCGGGAACCCGTATCTGGGCGCGACGCTGGGCGGCATTCTGACCCACCCGGCACTGACCAACGCCTGGGGCGTGGCCTCCGGCTTCCACACCATGAACTTCTTCGGCCTTGAGATCGCGATGATTGGCTACCAGGGCACGGTATTCCCGGTGCTGCTGGCCGTCTGGTTTATGAGCATCGTCGAGAAAAACCTGCGCCGCGCGATCCCGGACGCGCTGGATCTGATTTTGACGCCGTTCCTTACCGTCGTTATCTCTGGCTTCATCGCCTTGCTGGTTATCGGCCCGGCAGGGCGCGCGCTGGGCGACGGCATCTCCTTTATTCTGAGCACGCTGATTGAACACGCGGGCTGGCTGGCCGGGCTGCTGTTCGGCGGGCTGTACTCGGTGATTGTGATCACCGGTATTCACCACAGCTTCCACGCGATTGAAGCCGGGCTGCTGGGTAACCCGTCGATTGGCGTAAACTTCCTGCTGCCGATCTGGGCCATGGCGAACGTGGCGCAGGGCGGCGCCTGTCTGGCGGTGTGGTTTAAAACCAAAGACGCGAAAATCAAAGCCATTACCTTACCGTCGGCGTTTTCTGCGATGCTGGGCATTACCGAAGCGGCCATTTTTGGTATCAACCTGCGCTTCGTGAAGCCGTTTATCGCGGCGCTGATCGGCGGCGCGGCGGGCGGAGCCTGGGTGGTGTCAGTGCATGTCTACATGACCGCCGTCGGGCTGACCGCTATTCCGGGCATGGCTATCGTTCAGGCGAGCTCGCTCCTTAACTATATTATCGGCATGGTGATTGCCTTCGGCGTGGCGTTTACCGTCTCGCTGCTGCTGAAATATAAAACGGACTCTGAATAA
- a CDS encoding carbohydrate porin translates to MYKKRRLAVMIGMLAGSTSVFAQTDMTSIEARLAAMEQRLQAAEARAQVAEKRATEAEQKTQQLVAAQQQTQTTTQAVAQRTAALEKKADQSSGFEFHGYARSGLLMNDAASSSKSGPYLTPAGETGGAVGRLGNEADTYVELNLEHKQTLDNGATTRFKAMLADGQRTYNDWSADTSDLNIRQAFAELGNLPDFTGALKGSTFWAGKRFDRDNFDIHWLDSDVVFLAGTGGGVYDVKWNDSLRSNFSIYGRNFGSVEQTDNNVQNYILSMNHFAGPLQVMVSGLRAKDNDDRKDANGDLIKTDAANNGVHALVGLHNESFYGLREGSAKTALLYGHGLGAEVKSIGSDGALLSDADTWRFASYGVTPVGGGWSIAPAVLAQSSKDRYVKGDSYEWVTLNTRLIKEVTQNFALAFEGSYQYMDLHPEGYKDRNAVNGSFYKLTFAPTLKASKIGDFFSRPELRLFATWMDWSSKLDNYASDDAFGSSGFNAGGEWNFGVQMETWF, encoded by the coding sequence ATGTATAAAAAACGCAGACTTGCCGTGATGATAGGCATGCTGGCCGGCAGTACCTCTGTTTTTGCCCAGACGGATATGACAAGTATCGAAGCGCGCCTTGCCGCGATGGAGCAGCGCCTTCAGGCTGCTGAAGCGCGTGCGCAGGTCGCTGAAAAACGCGCCACCGAAGCCGAACAAAAAACGCAGCAGCTGGTCGCCGCCCAGCAGCAGACGCAAACCACAACCCAGGCGGTGGCGCAGCGTACCGCCGCGCTGGAGAAAAAAGCGGATCAGAGCAGCGGATTTGAGTTCCACGGCTACGCCCGCTCCGGCCTGCTGATGAACGACGCGGCCTCCAGCAGCAAAAGCGGCCCGTACCTGACGCCAGCCGGGGAAACCGGCGGTGCGGTAGGGCGTCTGGGTAACGAAGCCGACACCTACGTCGAGCTGAACCTGGAGCACAAGCAAACCCTGGATAACGGGGCGACCACGCGCTTCAAGGCGATGCTGGCCGACGGTCAGCGAACCTATAACGACTGGTCAGCCGATACCAGCGATCTCAATATTCGCCAGGCCTTTGCGGAGCTGGGTAACCTGCCTGATTTTACCGGCGCGCTAAAGGGCAGCACCTTCTGGGCGGGTAAACGCTTCGACCGCGACAACTTTGACATTCACTGGCTGGATTCCGACGTGGTATTCCTGGCCGGTACCGGCGGCGGCGTCTACGACGTGAAGTGGAACGACTCGCTGCGCAGCAACTTCTCGATCTACGGCCGCAACTTCGGCAGCGTGGAGCAGACCGACAATAACGTTCAGAACTACATCCTCAGCATGAACCACTTCGCCGGCCCGCTGCAGGTGATGGTGAGCGGCCTGCGGGCGAAGGATAACGACGACCGTAAAGACGCTAACGGCGATCTCATCAAAACCGACGCGGCCAATAACGGCGTTCATGCCCTGGTGGGGCTGCACAACGAGAGCTTCTATGGCCTGCGGGAAGGGAGTGCCAAAACGGCGCTGCTGTACGGTCACGGCCTGGGCGCAGAAGTTAAGAGCATCGGTTCCGACGGGGCGCTGCTGTCTGATGCCGATACCTGGCGCTTCGCAAGTTACGGTGTCACGCCTGTTGGCGGTGGCTGGAGTATCGCGCCTGCCGTGCTGGCGCAGAGCAGCAAAGATCGCTACGTCAAGGGCGACAGCTATGAGTGGGTGACGCTCAACACCCGCCTGATTAAAGAGGTGACCCAGAACTTCGCGCTGGCGTTTGAGGGAAGCTATCAGTACATGGATTTACATCCGGAAGGCTATAAGGACCGGAACGCCGTTAACGGCAGTTTCTACAAGCTGACCTTTGCGCCAACGTTAAAAGCGAGCAAAATCGGCGATTTCTTCAGCCGCCCGGAGCTGCGCCTGTTTGCCACCTGGATGGACTGGAGCAGCAAACTGGATAATTACGCCAGCGATGATGCCTTTGGCAGCAGCGGCTTCAACGCTGGCGGGGAATGGAACTTTGGGGTCCAGATGGAAACCTGGTTTTAA
- a CDS encoding aminoimidazole riboside kinase: MEKIWVLGDAVVDLLPDGEGKLLQCPGGAPANVAVGIARLGGKSAFIGRVGDDPFGRFMAKTLADERVDVKHMRLDPAHRTSTVVVDLDDHGERSFTFMVRPSADLFLEPADLPTFSAGEWLHVCSIALSAEPSCTATFQAMDAIRKAGGYVSFDPNIRPDLWPDENALRRCLEQALQSADVVKLSIEELAFLTGDADVREGLNTLMQRCPARLVLVTQGKEGVIAWDQGAVKHYPATPVQCVDTTGAGDAFVAGLLYGLAAGQELVPAIALAQRCGALATTAKGAMTALPWQHDL; encoded by the coding sequence ATGGAAAAAATCTGGGTACTTGGCGATGCGGTGGTGGATTTATTGCCCGATGGCGAAGGGAAATTACTGCAGTGCCCCGGTGGCGCACCGGCAAACGTCGCGGTGGGCATTGCCCGGCTGGGGGGCAAAAGCGCGTTTATCGGCAGGGTTGGCGACGATCCTTTCGGGCGCTTTATGGCGAAAACGCTCGCTGACGAGCGGGTCGACGTGAAGCATATGCGCCTTGACCCGGCCCACCGTACCTCTACGGTAGTGGTGGATCTGGATGACCACGGCGAACGCTCGTTTACCTTCATGGTGCGCCCGAGCGCCGATCTGTTTCTGGAACCCGCCGACCTGCCGACCTTCAGCGCGGGCGAGTGGCTGCACGTCTGTTCCATCGCGCTAAGCGCAGAGCCGAGCTGCACGGCGACTTTTCAGGCGATGGACGCCATCCGGAAGGCGGGAGGCTACGTCAGCTTTGACCCCAATATTCGCCCGGATCTCTGGCCGGATGAGAACGCGCTGCGTCGCTGCCTGGAACAGGCCCTGCAAAGCGCCGACGTGGTCAAGCTCTCCATTGAGGAACTGGCATTTTTAACCGGCGATGCGGATGTAAGAGAAGGTCTGAACACGCTGATGCAGCGCTGCCCGGCGCGCCTGGTGCTGGTCACCCAGGGAAAAGAGGGCGTTATCGCCTGGGATCAGGGCGCGGTGAAACACTATCCGGCTACTCCTGTGCAATGTGTCGATACCACTGGCGCGGGCGATGCCTTTGTCGCCGGGCTGCTCTACGGGCTGGCCGCCGGTCAGGAGCTGGTCCCGGCAATCGCCTTAGCCCAGCGCTGCGGCGCGTTAGCCACCACGGCAAAGGGGGCGATGACCGCGTTGCCCTGGCAGCACGACCTGTAA
- a CDS encoding diguanylate phosphodiesterase: MLTTLIYRSQLNLSRPSTELRELVERARGRNTKLDITGVLLAKGNDVLQILEGSEESVVKLFHTIREDKRHSGVVELLRDYGPRRRFENVGMLLFDLQTQSPKEVLQSVLRYSKLDSYLTSDDRVFKFIQTFITGKRPAPSGTRYTSDKWTLSTEALPFGEHLGLIAGQTCQFALQPIVEPSEGKISSLEALIRSNDGGSPEHFFSSLDPAKIYEVDLQTKAYAFALAEKLGIGSHKIAVNLLPMSLVNVPGAVEFLVDEIKKHGLQPEQVVIEVTENEMISGFNQFNSAIKRLRGEGVGLAIDDFGSGYAGLSLLTRFQPDKIKIDREIISDIHLSGPKQAIVRSIISCCSDLEITLVAEGIEKIEEWCWLESAGIRRFQGFLFARPQLNGVGDIRWPHLKR; this comes from the coding sequence GTGCTGACGACGCTGATCTACCGAAGCCAATTGAATTTATCCCGCCCGTCCACAGAACTGCGGGAGCTGGTGGAGCGCGCCAGGGGCCGCAACACAAAACTGGATATTACCGGCGTCCTCCTGGCAAAAGGGAATGACGTTCTGCAGATCCTCGAAGGGTCGGAAGAGAGTGTGGTCAAACTGTTCCACACCATCCGTGAGGACAAGCGTCACAGTGGGGTGGTTGAACTGCTGCGGGACTATGGTCCGCGCAGACGCTTCGAAAACGTCGGTATGCTGCTGTTCGACCTGCAAACGCAGTCGCCGAAAGAGGTGCTGCAGTCGGTGCTGCGCTACAGCAAGCTGGACAGCTATCTGACATCTGATGACCGGGTGTTCAAATTTATTCAGACCTTTATAACCGGTAAACGTCCGGCCCCGTCGGGGACGCGTTACACCTCGGACAAATGGACGCTCTCGACCGAAGCGCTACCCTTTGGCGAACATCTGGGCCTGATTGCCGGGCAAACCTGCCAGTTTGCGCTGCAGCCAATTGTCGAGCCCTCGGAAGGGAAAATCAGCTCCCTTGAGGCGCTTATCCGTAGCAATGACGGCGGCAGCCCGGAACATTTCTTCAGCTCCCTGGACCCGGCGAAAATCTATGAAGTCGATCTCCAGACGAAAGCGTATGCCTTCGCGCTGGCGGAAAAGCTGGGCATTGGTAGCCATAAAATCGCGGTAAACCTGCTGCCCATGTCGCTGGTGAATGTCCCTGGCGCGGTGGAATTTCTGGTCGATGAGATTAAAAAACATGGCCTTCAGCCGGAGCAGGTGGTCATTGAAGTCACTGAAAACGAGATGATCTCCGGGTTCAACCAGTTTAACAGCGCCATCAAGCGGCTTCGTGGTGAGGGGGTTGGCCTGGCGATCGATGATTTTGGCTCGGGCTATGCCGGTCTTTCGCTGTTGACCCGCTTCCAGCCGGATAAAATCAAAATCGACCGCGAAATCATTAGCGATATCCATCTCAGCGGCCCGAAGCAGGCGATTGTGCGCTCCATCATCAGCTGCTGCTCCGATCTTGAAATTACCCTGGTGGCCGAAGGGATCGAGAAAATAGAGGAGTGGTGCTGGTTAGAATCTGCCGGGATCCGCCGCTTCCAGGGCTTCCTGTTTGCCCGTCCGCAGCTAAACGGTGTTGGCGATATTCGCTGGCCGCATCTGAAGCGTTAG
- a CDS encoding alpha/beta hydrolase codes for MANLPWRISVRLAALAKKTGMVVGIVLVVLLAVRVYLSQQGPDLHLWHTWRADEMSVRELDNTNFAGYVARENAIFAELGRAVTAKTAGEEQTPLNRYYRQSLVWPGQFTPDANRSFVLMPAGKPRGAVVLLHGLTDSPYSVRHLAENYQQHGFVAVVPRLPGHGTAPGALTDVDWEMWLAATRLAVREATRLTGDNVPLHLVGYSNGGALAMKYALDALDSSALRRPQQVILLSPMIGVTAFARFAGFAGLPALLPAFAKAAWLNISPEYNPYKYNSFPVNAARQSWLLTKALQEQIGREARENRLANLPPILAFQSVMDSTVSTRAVVTGLFDQLPANGSELVVFDINQAASFRPLFKPSSWTATSALLPVAQRRYGVTIITNADAHSFSTVAKTTPAGSTRETVVPLVQTWPQDVYSLSHIAVPFPPDDDLYGREPGVKNRYGISLGTIALWGETSVLSVGKEALMRVTSNPFYDYMQERIDSRIGDGEK; via the coding sequence ATGGCGAATTTGCCCTGGCGAATCAGCGTGCGCCTGGCGGCGCTGGCAAAGAAAACAGGGATGGTCGTGGGGATCGTCCTGGTCGTCCTGCTGGCGGTGCGGGTCTATCTCTCGCAGCAGGGGCCGGACCTGCACCTCTGGCACACCTGGCGGGCGGACGAGATGTCCGTCCGTGAACTCGATAACACCAACTTTGCCGGGTATGTTGCCCGGGAAAACGCCATTTTCGCCGAGCTTGGTAGGGCGGTGACGGCGAAAACAGCGGGCGAGGAACAAACGCCGCTAAACCGCTATTATCGCCAGAGCCTGGTTTGGCCGGGACAGTTCACGCCCGATGCCAACCGTTCGTTTGTGCTGATGCCAGCAGGAAAACCCCGTGGCGCGGTGGTATTGCTGCACGGACTGACGGACTCGCCTTACAGCGTCAGGCACCTTGCCGAAAATTATCAACAGCATGGCTTCGTGGCCGTGGTTCCGCGCCTGCCCGGACACGGCACCGCGCCCGGCGCGCTGACGGACGTTGACTGGGAGATGTGGCTCGCGGCGACGCGTCTTGCCGTGCGGGAAGCCACGCGCCTGACGGGGGATAACGTGCCGCTGCATCTGGTGGGGTACTCTAACGGCGGGGCGCTGGCGATGAAATATGCTCTCGATGCGCTGGATTCCTCTGCGCTTCGTCGGCCGCAGCAGGTAATCCTGCTCTCACCGATGATCGGCGTGACGGCCTTTGCGCGCTTTGCCGGTTTTGCAGGGCTACCCGCGCTGCTGCCGGCGTTTGCCAAAGCGGCGTGGTTGAATATCTCTCCGGAATATAACCCGTATAAATACAACTCGTTCCCGGTGAACGCCGCCCGCCAGTCGTGGCTGCTGACGAAGGCCCTGCAGGAGCAGATTGGCCGCGAGGCGCGGGAGAACAGGCTGGCGAATTTGCCGCCGATCCTGGCGTTCCAGTCGGTGATGGATTCTACGGTCAGCACCCGCGCGGTGGTGACCGGCCTGTTTGACCAGCTTCCGGCAAACGGCAGCGAGCTCGTGGTGTTTGACATCAACCAGGCGGCGAGCTTCCGCCCGCTGTTCAAGCCGTCGTCGTGGACGGCAACCTCGGCGCTGCTGCCGGTTGCGCAGAGGCGTTACGGTGTCACGATTATTACCAATGCGGACGCACACAGCTTCTCGACGGTGGCGAAAACAACGCCAGCAGGCAGCACGCGGGAGACGGTTGTGCCGCTTGTGCAGACCTGGCCGCAGGATGTCTATTCCTTGTCGCATATCGCCGTGCCGTTCCCGCCGGATGACGATCTCTATGGCCGTGAGCCTGGGGTGAAAAACCGCTACGGGATAAGCCTGGGGACAATTGCGCTGTGGGGAGAAACGTCCGTGTTGAGCGTCGGAAAAGAGGCGCTGATGCGGGTCACCTCGAACCCGTTTTACGACTATATGCAGGAGAGGATCGACAGCAGGATTGGCGATGGGGAAAAGTAA
- a CDS encoding MurR/RpiR family transcriptional regulator, translating to MTTKPEMLSRIEATFSQLTPSEKRVGSWLLAHAAQIPFETAESVGLASGTSGITVGRFLRKLGYRNLEDVKKSLRDPYQPWGMNERLDSWQQQRPLPNRLQHALSLEVDAITQVYQLAQTDAFRQVVHNLAHADAVFVLGIQSTRGIANAFFSHLEYLRPRVSYSEGASGSWVESLNSGFSHPYVVLTDTRTYSTMARQYCRVASEKGIPLALITDIWCPWARDYPMDLLQVKTDTGHFWDSLAPVSCLFNLLLSGVVEALGDALPARLAENRQLQQEFGQFER from the coding sequence ATGACGACGAAACCCGAGATGTTGAGCCGTATCGAAGCGACGTTCAGCCAGCTCACTCCCAGCGAAAAGCGGGTCGGGAGCTGGCTGCTGGCGCACGCCGCACAAATCCCGTTTGAAACCGCTGAGAGCGTCGGTCTGGCGAGCGGGACCAGCGGGATCACCGTCGGACGCTTCCTGCGCAAGCTGGGGTATCGCAACCTGGAAGATGTCAAAAAGAGCCTGCGCGATCCGTATCAGCCCTGGGGCATGAACGAGCGGCTGGACTCCTGGCAGCAGCAGCGTCCCCTCCCCAACCGCCTTCAGCATGCCCTCTCGCTGGAGGTGGACGCCATTACGCAGGTGTATCAGCTGGCGCAAACGGATGCCTTCCGTCAGGTGGTGCACAACCTGGCTCACGCCGACGCGGTGTTTGTGCTGGGGATCCAGTCCACGCGCGGGATCGCCAACGCCTTCTTCAGCCACCTCGAGTACCTTCGCCCGCGCGTGAGCTATTCCGAAGGCGCGTCCGGCAGCTGGGTGGAATCACTCAACTCCGGGTTTTCGCACCCTTACGTTGTGCTGACCGATACGCGCACCTACTCCACGATGGCCCGCCAGTACTGCCGCGTGGCGAGCGAAAAAGGGATCCCGCTGGCCTTAATCACCGACATCTGGTGCCCGTGGGCACGGGATTACCCGATGGATTTACTGCAGGTGAAAACCGATACCGGTCATTTCTGGGATTCGCTTGCCCCCGTGAGCTGTCTGTTCAACCTGCTGCTGTCGGGCGTAGTGGAAGCGCTGGGTGATGCGCTCCCGGCGCGTCTGGCGGAAAACCGACAATTACAACAAGAGTTTGGTCAATTCGAACGCTAA
- the ddpX gene encoding D-alanyl-D-alanine dipeptidase, which yields MPDESELINVAKTFPSLHIDLKYATADNITGRPIYQEALCLLHTDAATALAKAISIAALAGLKLVVYDAYRPQQAQAQLWDACPNPEYVVDVAIGSNHSRGTAIDVTLMDEHNSVLDMGAGFDEMHDRSHPYHPSVPPHAQRNRLLLNAIMFGGGFVGISSEWWHFELPNAASYPLLEDRFACFPLTHTSL from the coding sequence ATGCCCGATGAGAGTGAACTGATTAACGTGGCGAAGACGTTTCCCTCGCTGCATATCGATCTGAAGTACGCCACCGCCGACAACATCACCGGCAGGCCGATCTATCAGGAGGCGCTGTGCCTGCTGCATACCGACGCCGCCACCGCGCTGGCAAAAGCCATCAGCATTGCCGCCCTGGCCGGGCTGAAGCTGGTGGTGTATGACGCCTACCGGCCGCAGCAGGCGCAGGCCCAGCTGTGGGACGCCTGCCCGAACCCGGAGTATGTGGTCGATGTGGCAATTGGCTCCAATCACAGCCGCGGTACGGCCATCGACGTCACCCTGATGGACGAGCATAACAGCGTGCTGGATATGGGCGCCGGCTTTGACGAAATGCATGACCGTTCGCATCCCTATCACCCTTCCGTACCCCCGCACGCCCAGCGCAACCGTCTGCTGCTGAATGCCATCATGTTCGGCGGCGGTTTTGTGGGGATTAGCAGCGAATGGTGGCACTTCGAACTGCCGAACGCCGCCAGCTACCCGCTGCTTGAAGACCGTTTTGCCTGTTTTCCCCTGACGCACACCTCTCTTTAA